Proteins from one Sabethes cyaneus chromosome 2, idSabCyanKW18_F2, whole genome shotgun sequence genomic window:
- the LOC128735296 gene encoding uncharacterized protein LOC128735296: MTPKKKTQKITKLKILYRRRTNILGSANLIKIFDESFDPTKIDQLPIRIQRLDALWREFEETQDEIEVLEDTDDEFSQERLEFQTLYYELKGSLQSKIPLQQSQPPPPPQVQSVPSFNPVQSNIRLPEMKLKEFSGDLDDWVTFRDLFVSLIHSNLQLTAVQKMHYLRATLTGDAARIISALEISANNYLVAWNLLKERYENSNMLVKRHTGALLTISPLKKESAQGLADLADEFDRHVQLLDKLEGTENHWNAFLVERLSQCLDAVSLREWETDVSRTDENPTYKNLLEFIHKRSRIVQTLKLSQSANINTQSEIKSFKARSAVAHVASDNAPRCASCKQAHFLFQCEQFRTLSPQQRFEFVKQHGLCINCIKGKHQAKNCSSGSCKSCFKKHHSMLHLPPLPSASGSQPMITKPSVSSSKPAEANFSQSYQVSQFVPNLIATASVSPPVVSSGRTQSSRGITLPSSSCSSDGIVYSPPSTSFQSAEVTTQPRQSTVLLSTVVIKVKDADNNYTFARALLDSGSEPNFISENLCQKLRLKRTKLNSPVSGIGQSAVNVRFGVTLSIGSRFANYTTNLDCLVLPKLTVSLPGQHLDVTQWKLPRNLPLADPQFNPPSIRQLQQSCHICVDDRLDSQLQRFWEIESFEDGKALTPDEQHCENHFTSTTTRDKTGRYVVRLPLKENELEMLGDSYTCALRRFQQMERRFATDENLRRDYHQFLEEYERLGHMELTSRASCSPQFFLPHHAIQRPESTTTKIRVVFDGSCRGTTKLSLNDALFVGPTVQPALFSTVVNFRLPQFAITADAEKMFRQIWIHPDDRKFQQILWRRNPTDPIRAYQLKTVTYGLASSPFHAARVLNQLAIDEGQRFPLAVPVIQSGTYVDDIIFGHDHHATLTDTCKQLMEMFKSAGFVLRKWASNDRTVLSNVPEELWETSENLELDRSSAVKTLGLLWFPQRDMFKFKVPVLPNLTAVTKRIVVSEMSQLFDPLGLLGPVVMNAKMFIQTLWAADWSWDSELSEESSTWWRKYRSDINQLQSLEVPRKVVWNAQRKYSLHCFCDASQRGYGCCVYAVSPDELGLMHSHLITSKSRVAPLRGQSIPRLELCAALLGSQLVHNLRTNTGFNGQVTFWSDSTIVLHWIKSRSHNWKVFVSNRVAEIQRLLNGSEWRHDMKRSIQDLWRCWSRDYVSQLHQRTKWKRPSVDIRQGQLVLLKLDNYPPLRWPLGRVTEVITGPDGRVRVVIVKTAAGVYKRAITEIAVLPIESTNENQTVLPRSSPVIDEVVG, encoded by the exons ATGACACCCAAGAAGAAGAcacagaaaataacaaaattgaaaattttgtaCCGTCGGCGGACCAATATTTTGGGTTCCGCTAATTTGATTAAAATATTTGACGAGTCTTTCGATCCCACTAAAATCGATCAATTGCCCATTCGCATTCAACGTCTTGATGCATTATGGCGCGAGTTCGAAGAGACTCAAGACGAAATAGAAGTCCTAGAAGACACCGACGATGAATTTTCGCAAGAGAGGCTAGAATTTCAAACACTCTATTATGAGCTGAAAGGATCTTTGCAAAGCAAGATTCCTTTGCAGCAATCCCAACCACCACCACCTCCTCAAGTACAATCTGTTCCTTCATTCAATCCTGTTCAATCGAACATTCGTCTTCCTGAAATGAAATTGAAGGAATTTTCTGGGGATCTCGATGATTGGGTTACTTTTCGCGATCTTTTTGTCTCGCTTATTCATTCAAATCTGCAACTTACGGCAGTGCAAAAAATGCATTATTTGCGAGCTACACTTACAGGAGACGCGGCTCGTATTATATCCGCTCTCGAGATCTCGGCCAATAATTATCTCGTGGCGTGGAATTTATTAAAAGAACGATACGAGAACTCGAACATGTTAGTAAAGCGTCACACGGGTGCATTGTTGACTATTTCTCCTCTCAAAAAGGAATCTGCACAGGGGCTTGCAGACCTCGCTGACGAATTCGATCGTCACGTTCAATTGTTGGATAAACTCGAAGGGACTGAGAACCACTGGAATGCTTTTTTGGTAGAACGACTTAGTCAATGCTTAGACGCCGTTAGTCTTCGTGAGTGGGAAACCGACGTTTCCAGAACAGATGAAAATCCTACATATAAAAACCTTCTCGAGTTTATCCACAAAAGATCGCGAATTGTACAGACATTAAAGCTCTCCCAATCGGCAAACATTAACACCCAATCCGAGATCAAGTCATTTAAAGCACGATCTGCTGTCGCCCATGTTGCTTCCGATAATGCGCCAAGGTGCGCTAGCTGTAAGCAAGCTCACTTCTTGTTCCAGTGTGAGCAATTTAGAACATTGTCTCCTCAGCAACGATTCGAGTTCGTTAAGCAGCATGGGCTATGCATCAACTGCATAAAGGGAAAACACCAAGCGAAGAATTGCTCCAGCGGGTCCTGCAAAAGCTGCTTTAAGAAACATCATTCGATGCTGCATCTACCACCATTGCCGTCGGCCTCTGGTTCACAACCAATGATAACTAAACCATCGGTGTCATCAAGCAAACCCGCTGAAGCAAACTTTTCGCAATCGTATCAAGTATCGCAATTCGTGCCGAATCTTATCGCGACCGCGTCTGTCTCACCACCTGTCGTATCGTCGGGTCGTACGCAGTCGTCGCGCGGTATTACTCTCCCCTCATCGTCGTGTTCGTCGGATGGTATCGTTTACAGTCCTCCATCAACCTCTTTTCAAAGTGCAGAAGTGACCACACAACCTCGGCAGTCGACAGTGCTACTTTCGACGGTAGTGATTAAAGTGAAAGACGCTGATAACAATTACACCTTTGCTAGAGCCCTCTTGGACAGTGGATCAGAGCCAAACTTTATATCGGAAAACCTGTGTCAAAAGCTCCGCCTGAAGCGGACAAAGCTTAATTCACCGGTCAGTGGGATCGGGCAATCCGCCGTCAATGTTCGCTTCGGAGTAACACTGTCAATTGGCTCTCGTTTCGCaaactacacaaccaatttgGACTGTCTTGTGCTGCCGAAGCTTACCGTCTCGTTGCCGGGTCAACACCTCGACGTCACTCAATGGAAGTTACCACGTAATCTTCCACTCGCTGATCCACAGTTCAAC CCACCATCGATACGACAATTGCAACAATCCTGTCACATCTGTGTCGATGATAGGCTCGATTCCCAACTCCAACGCTTCTGGGAAATCGAAAGTTTCGAAGACGGTAAAGCACTCACTCCAGACGAACAGCACTGCGAAAATCACTTCACCTCCACCACTACACGCGACAAAACGGGTCGCTACGTCGTTCGGCTTCCGCTAAAGGAAAACGAATTGGAAATGCTCGGTGATTCATACACTTGTGCCCTCCGACGTTTCCaacaaatggaaagaaggttcgCCACCGATGAAAACCTTCGTCGTGATTATCACCAGTTTTTGGAGGAGTACGAGAGGTTGGGTCACATGGAGTTGACATCGCGCGCGTCGTGTAGCCCACAATTTTTCCTACCCCATCATGCCATCCAACGCCCAGAGAGTACGACTACCAAAATACGTGTAGTTTTCGACGGTTCTTGTCGGGGAACTACTAAGCTGTCTCTGAACGATGCATTGTTTGTGGGACCAACTGTTCAACCAGCTCTATTCTCGACCGTCGTCAATTTTCGTCTGCCTCAATTTGCCATTACGGCCGATGCTGAGAAAATGTTCAGGCAGATATGGATCCACCCAGACGACCGAAAATTCCAGCAAATTCTCTGGCGTAGGAATCCCACCGATCCCATACGGGCATATCAACTTAAAACGGTCACTTACGGTCTAGCAAGCTCACCATTCCACGCTGCTCGGGTTTTAAATCAGCTTGCTATCGATGAAGGACAACGCTTTCCTTTGGCAGTCCCAGTGATTCAAAGTGGAACCTACGTAGATGACATCATATTCGGACACGATCATCATGCTACGTTGACGGACACTTGTAAACAGTTGATGGAAATGTTTAAATCAGCCGGATTCGTACTTCGAAAATGGGCATCGAACGATAGGACGGTACTCAGTAATGTTCCTGAAGAGCTGTGGGAGACATCTGAAAATTTAGAACTCGATCGTTCGTCAGCAGTCAAAACCTTGGGGTTGCTGTGGTTCCCCCAAAGAGACATGTTCAAATTTAAGGTTCCTGTCCTACCGAATCTGACCGCCGTGACAAAACGGATTGTTGTTTCCGAAATGTCCCAGCTCTTCGATCCACTGGGACTTCTCGGACCAGTCGTCATGAACGCAAAAATGTTCATACAAACTCTATGGGCTGCAGATTGGTCGTGGGATTCTGAGCTGTCAGAAGAGTCAAGTACATGGTGGAGAAAGTATCGATCAGACATTAACCAACTTCAATCACTAGAGGTTCCTAGAAAGGTCGTATGGAATGCTCAACGCAAATATTCGCTTCACTGCTTCTGCGATGCCTCACAGAGAGGTTACGGTTGCTGTGTGTACGCCGTATCACCGGACGAACTCGGTCTGATGCATTCGCATTTAATAACATCGAAATCTCGCGTTGCACCTCTGCGTGGACAGTCGATTCCGCGCCTGGAACTTTGCGCAGCTCTCCTTGGCAGTCAATTGGTTCACAATTTACGGACTAATACTGGTTTCAACGGACAGGTTACATTTTGGTCCGACTCAACGATCGTACTTCACTGGATCAAGTCCAGATCGCACAACTGGAAGGTGTTTGTATCCAACCGTGTCGCAGAGATTCAGCGTCTTCTAAATGGATCGGAATGGAGACAC GATATGAAACGCTCGATCCAAGACCTGTGGCGCTGCTGGTCTCGTGACTACGTGAGTCAGCTACACCAACGCACTAAATGGAAACGCCCATCAGTGGACATTCGTCAGGGACAACTAGTCCTTTTGAAGCTCGACAACTATCCACCACTACGATGGCCCCTTGGACGTGTTACCGAAGTCATCACTGGCCCAGATGGCCGAGTTCGAGTCGTGATCGTTAAAACTGCTGCTGGAGTATATAAACGGGCCATAACGGAGATTGCGGTCCTTCCAATCGAGTctacaaatgaaaaccaaacTGTTCTTCCGAGATCATCACCCGTAATCGACGAAGTTGTTGGTTGA